GGGCTGATGCTCTTGGTAAAGTAGTCAGACAGAATTAATTACACAATGTCATTGCGAGCGAAGCGAAGCAATCGCAAGGGCTGGGATTGCTTCGCTTCGCTCGCAATGACTGTAAATGTTTTTGTCCGAATACTTAAAGTAGCTCTTAAGGTTTAATTAAGTGCCTTAGCGATTGCAGTTCCAAGTTGATGTAATGTTTTCTCCCGAACAAAATCGGCGGCTGCCCGTGCCGACTCCGCCAAGATCGTATCGGTGTTGGGGGTCAATTTCAGCGCTCCCCCCAAGTATCCTAATGCCTTGCAATAAGAATCGGATAAATTAGTCGAAGCCAAGCGTTTTACAGTCTGGTAATCAGAGTGACGAAACGCATCTAAAGCCTGGGCGTGTAAATCCGAGTCAGGATTTCCCAAAACAGTAAGAATTGCATCGACAGCTTGATTTACCCGTTCTATTGTTGGTTCTTGTGTTTGCACCATTGTTACTCCGTGCATCCCCTGGACAAAACTGAATTTTCATAAATATTTGAACCTGATTGCAGATTCCCCTATAGGGAAAATACTCACCAGATTTATTACTTTACCCTAATTGGTACAGTGACTCCTAAATATGTATAGTGTTAATTTACCTGACTCATTCTCAGACAGACAATGACGAACCAAAAGTTTTCTCAAAAACGAAATCTACACCGTTTTGATCCTGTTGCATATCTAGTAATTGAAAAATTTCGTCTTTCTCCTCTAACTTTTGGACTGTTGGCAGCAGTTACCGCTACTGGAGTTTATTTGTTTACTGCATGGATAAGTGGTACGTTATGGTCTAAGGATAAGCAGATAGGTTTGCTTCAAGACGGGATTCCCTGGTTAGTAGGAATTTTGATCAATCCAGTAACCTTGGGATATTACTTGTGGAGTTTTCAAGCAATCGATCAAGTAATTCAAGAACTTGAAACATCTGACGTATTAGAAACTGACAAATTCAAAATCGATCAATTTGTTACTAACCTCTATTCACAAAAATGGCGCAACATTTCTGCACTTGCCAGCGCTATCTTTTTCAGCACTATTGTCTTTATAACCCGATCTAGATTAGAAGATAGTTGGACTAGCTCTAGTCTTCTAGCGAAATTTACTATTACGATTGCCACATTTGCAGTCGTATATATGGGTAGTATACTTGTCCTAAATTTGATTACAAATATTTGGATTTTCTATCGAATTTTAGGAAAGAAGGATCTCGATATCAATCCTCTTCATCCCGATCGCTGTGGCGGTCTTCGATGTCTGAGTGATTATTCGCTTAAAACTGCCTATCTAGTTGGTGTTTTGGGTATCTTAATTAGTGTAATTGAGTATCAGGTGATTACACAAGATTTCGGCAAAGGATTCTGGTTTGTTCATCTGGTAATTCCACTATATATTTTTCTATCAATGGAATGTTTTTTTGGGCCATTGCTGGCAGCACATAGCGGTATGAAAAAAGCTAAAGAAGAGTCTTTACATAAAATTGCTCGACAGTTCCGAGCCGAGTATTCAGGAATTTATAATAGTCTGGCTGAAGACGCAGAAGCTTTCAAAAAAAAATCTGAAAAAATTCAGCAGCTACGTACTTTATATACTATGACTGATGACTTGCCCGTTTGGCCCTTTGATGTCAAAACTTTCCGTCGATATCTCCTAACAGTGCCGACTCCTCTGATTGGTATCCTAATCGGTATTGGGAAAAAATTGTTAATAAATATACTCAAGCAACAGGGTATCAAACTTGGTTAGTTACCGTGTCGCTATGGGCTATTTCCAAAATTGTAGTGAGAAAAAGCACCATTTTTCGCACTACAAAACTCTGCTGTTAAGTAAAATGAAAGAAATGCAAGGGATAAATACGTGGGCTTGAACGCCAACACGAATGTTTACCTCGCGTACTTTACGGTTCATTCCTCAACTCCCACATCCCCAACTGATTCAATAAATTGGGGATGTGGGAAGTTTTTTACCAAGGAATTTGCGATCGCTCTTGCACAACTCGCTGATATACTTCTTCAGTCTGCCTAGCTAATTTTGGCCAGCTAAACCGTCGCTCTAAATCTTCATAAGCATTATCTACCAGCCATTGCCGATAGCCTGGGTTTTTCAAGACTTCCAAAATTCCCCAAGCTAAAGAGTCGGGATTGTTCACCCAAGTTACAATACCTGTTTTGGTATGTTGTACAACTTCGGGAAAACCACCAGTATCAGAAACCACTACAGGAACGCGAGAAGCAAAGCTTTCTAAAGCAACAATTCCAAAGGGTTCGTAAAGGCTGGGAAATACAGCACAGTCAGCGACAGTTTGGAATTTATCTAAGTAATCATCAGAGAGAAAACCAGTAAAATAGCAATGATGCCAAATTCCCAAATTCCAGGCTTGGCGCTTGAGATGGTCAGTATTACCACCACCAACGATCACAAATTTAACATTACCTTCCATTTGGGAAAGGATCTTGGGTGCAGCATTAAGTAATATCGGTACACCTTTTTCGTAAGTCATGCGACCAAGGTAGTAAACGATTTTTTCATTGTCTGTAGCAAATTGGCGGCGGAAATCCAGCGCATGAAAATCTACGTGATGCCGTTTCTTTTCGGCTCGGATACCGTTATAAATAACATCGATTTTGTCCCAAGGACTGTGTAGCGCTCGCTCTACTTCTTGGCGCATATAGTCGCTACAAACGATAATCCGCCAAGCGTTGTAAGTAAGCAAGATTTCTTTGCCATTTATATAGCCTTGGATCTCTGTGTGAATACCGTTATAGCGTCCGTATTCTGTAGCGTGAATTGTGGCAATTAGTGGTATTTTGAAATTATGCTTGAGAGCGATCGCTGCATCTCCAACTAACCAATCGTGGGCATGAATTAAATCAAACGACCCTTCTTCTAAAATCAACTTCCCACCATGATCTCCCATACTTAGGTTGAGATTGACTACCCAGTGGAAAAAGTCATTACTATGTGCCACTGGCACCCGATGTACCTTTACTCCCTCAACCACCTCATACATTGACGCTTGACCAAATTCTGCTGTAATTAGGTGGACTTCATGCCCTAGCTTTACCAGTTCCGGGTACAACTCCGCCACGTGCCGCGCAATTCCCCCAACAATTCTTGGTGGAAACTCCCAACTTAGTACTAATATCTTCATCTGCTAGACTCCCCGACACTTTACCAATAGCGAAAAAACTACATTTACCTAAAAATACAAGGGTGGCAAATGCAGTGAGTACTTTTACTAAAATTTTTAGATTTTTTAACAGTTATTTTTTACAGCTTATCAAATAACCAATTGAACGAAGTAGGATAAGCATTTTACCCCACTCAGTATATTAGGACTTAAGCACAGGTCACGAAAAACGAACCACAGAGAACAAAGGGGTAACAGAGAAATGAGAGTTTAAGAGGATTTTTGCGTGTCCTAATATATGTAGGGTGTGTTATCGGCGAGAGTACGACACTTAAAATCTGAAGTTGTGCGTTACGCCAAAGGCTAACGCACCCTACCTATATTTCAAAAATCAAATATGATTCCTATACTAGCTTTGATCCAAGCGCAATACTGCCATAAAAGCTTCTTGCGGTACATCCACCGTACCTACAGATTTCATCCGCTTTTTACCTTTGGCTTGCTTCTGTAAGAGTTTCTTCTTTCGACTGATGTCGCCACCGTAGCACTTGGCTAGTACATCTTTCCGCAAAGCCGGAATATGTTCGCTGGCGATAACTTTACTGCCAATAGATGCCTGAATTGGCACTTTAAATTGATGGCGGGGAATTAGTTCCTTGAGCTTTTCTGCCATTGCTCGCCCGACGTTGTAAGCTTTATCTCGATGGACAATCATGGCCAAAGAATCCACAGGATCGCCGTTAATCATGATATCCAGCTTTACCAGCGGATTTTCACGGTAGCCGATAATATGATATTCCATACTGGCGTAACCACGCGATCGCGATTTCATCTGGTCAAAAAAGTCAGTCACAACTTCCGCTAAAGGCAACTCATAAGTAAGTGTGGTTCGTCCTTGGGTGAGATATTTCATATCTTTGAAGATGCCCCGGCGATTTTGTGACAACTCCATCAAGCTGCCTACATAGGTTTCCGGCGTAATCATCTCTACTTGAACGTAGGGTTCTTCAATTCTTTCGCGATCGTTGGGCGAAGGCAAACGGCTAGGATTATCGATGTACAATTCCTCGCCTTTGAGCGTAATCACCTTATAAACCACCGAGGGGGCTGTAATGATCAAATCGAGATTATACTCTCGCTCTAGGCGTTCCTGAACAATTTCCATGTGCAGCAAACCCAAGAACCCGCAACGGAAGCCAAACCCCATCGCGCTCGAAGTTTCTGGTTCGTAATGCAGCGCTGCGTCATTAAGTTCCAGCTTTTCCAAAGCTTCCCGCAAATCTTCAAATTGGTCAGCATCAATGGGGAACATCCCGCAAAAAACCATCGGGTTCGCCTCTGCATAGCCTGGTAAAGGAGACTCCGCTTTCGCCTTACTAAGGGTAATTGTGTCGCCTACCCGTGCATCAGCTACAGCTTTAATTGCCGCTCCCAAATAGCCTACTTCCCCGGCGTGCAGTTCTTCAACTTGCTTTTGAGTGGGAGAAAGGACACCCAATTCGTCAATTTCAA
This genomic interval from Nostoc sp. KVJ3 contains the following:
- the lepA gene encoding translation elongation factor 4; its protein translation is MTDVPAVRIRNFCIIAHIDHGKSTLADRLLQATGTVEDRQMKEQFLDNMDLERERGITIKLQAARMNYTAKDGQQYVLNLIDTPGHVDFSYEVSRSLVACEGALLVVDASQGVEAQTLANVYLALESNLEIIPVLNKIDLPGAEPERVIGEIEEIIGLDCSGAILASAKEGIGIDEILEAVVERIPPPPNTINERLRALIFDSYYDSYRGVIVYFRVMDGTVRKGDRIHLMASGKEFEIDELGVLSPTQKQVEELHAGEVGYLGAAIKAVADARVGDTITLSKAKAESPLPGYAEANPMVFCGMFPIDADQFEDLREALEKLELNDAALHYEPETSSAMGFGFRCGFLGLLHMEIVQERLEREYNLDLIITAPSVVYKVITLKGEELYIDNPSRLPSPNDRERIEEPYVQVEMITPETYVGSLMELSQNRRGIFKDMKYLTQGRTTLTYELPLAEVVTDFFDQMKSRSRGYASMEYHIIGYRENPLVKLDIMINGDPVDSLAMIVHRDKAYNVGRAMAEKLKELIPRHQFKVPIQASIGSKVIASEHIPALRKDVLAKCYGGDISRKKKLLQKQAKGKKRMKSVGTVDVPQEAFMAVLRLDQS
- a CDS encoding glycosyltransferase family 4 protein encodes the protein MKILVLSWEFPPRIVGGIARHVAELYPELVKLGHEVHLITAEFGQASMYEVVEGVKVHRVPVAHSNDFFHWVVNLNLSMGDHGGKLILEEGSFDLIHAHDWLVGDAAIALKHNFKIPLIATIHATEYGRYNGIHTEIQGYINGKEILLTYNAWRIIVCSDYMRQEVERALHSPWDKIDVIYNGIRAEKKRHHVDFHALDFRRQFATDNEKIVYYLGRMTYEKGVPILLNAAPKILSQMEGNVKFVIVGGGNTDHLKRQAWNLGIWHHCYFTGFLSDDYLDKFQTVADCAVFPSLYEPFGIVALESFASRVPVVVSDTGGFPEVVQHTKTGIVTWVNNPDSLAWGILEVLKNPGYRQWLVDNAYEDLERRFSWPKLARQTEEVYQRVVQERSQIPW